From Cucumis melo cultivar AY chromosome 1, USDA_Cmelo_AY_1.0, whole genome shotgun sequence, a single genomic window includes:
- the LOC103500426 gene encoding uncharacterized protein LOC103500426: protein MAATASSSSVSLITSPFLPNPFRPSTSKIHITPSPRFSKMRFQPFVLPRRRSLILRCARTESKGVSLGFRAPNFELPEPLTGKVWKLEDFEPYPALLVMFICNHCPFVIHLKKDIVKLSNFYMKKGLAVVAISSNSVTTHPQDGPEFMAEDAKAFSYPFPYLYDESQEVARDFAAVCTPEFFLFKKDGRRPFELVYHGQFDDSRPSNNKPITGRDLSLALDCVLSGQPVSSVQKPSVGCSIKWHPL from the exons ATGGCCGCTACAGCTTCTTCTTCAAGTGTTTCGTTAATCACCTCACCATTTCTTCCCAACCCGTTTCGGCCATCAACCTCAAAGATTCACATCACGCCATCGCCACGCTTCTCCAAAATGAGGTTTCAACCCTTTGTTCTGCCAAGAAGGAGAAGCCTCATTCTTCGATGCGCTCGAACCGAATCCAAAGGGGTCTCATTAGGCTTCAGAGCTCCAAATTTTGAG CTTCCTGAACCTCTTACAGGCAAAGTATGGAAATTAGAAGATTTTGAACCCTATCCTGCTTTACTG GTTATGTTTATCTGCAATCATTGCCCATTTGTTATACACTTGAAAAAAGATATTGTGAAACTTTCAAATTTCTATATGAAG AAAGGGCTGGCTGTTGTAGCCATATCTTCAAATTCTGTAACTACACATCCACAG GATGGACCAGAGTTCATGGCAGAAGATGCAAAAGCATTCAGTTACCCATTTCCATATCTATATGATGAA TCACAGGAGGTTGCAAGGGATTTTGCTGCAGTTTGTACACCAGAGTTTTTCCTGTTCAAAAAG GATGGGCGTAGGCCATTTGAGCTGGTTTATCATGGTCAATTTGATGATTCTCGGCCGAGCAATAACAAGCCTATCACTGGGAG GGATTTAAGTTTGGCATTAGATTGTGTCCTCAGTGGCCAACCAGTGTCTTCAGTGCAGAAACCCAG tGTTGGATGTAGCATAAAGTGGCATCCGCTATGA